DNA from Mycobacterium bourgelatii:
GACTGCCGCATCCGACGTCCCGACGCGAGTTGCTGGCCGCCCTCACCCAGCGTGGACGCGACGTCGTCGCAAAGGTCACCGCGAACCGGCGTGGCGAAATCGCGCGCATCGTGGAGCAAATGCCGCTGGCGGAACGCCGCGGCCTGGTGCGCGCCCTGACGGCGTTCACCGCGGCCGGCGGCGAGCCAGACGCTCATGTCAACATCGAGGAAATCTAAGCGGCTCAACGCTTTTCCGCTGTAGCCAGTAGGTACTCCCACTCCATCACGCCGTCGGCCAGGTACTCGGCGGCGAGCTCGACGAGTTGCGCGTCGAGCTCCGCCGCGAGCACTTGGTTGTCGCAGACGTTGGCATACGCCTCGATCGTCGGGCCGTAATGGGTCTTGAAGTAGTCGTGCACTCCCCACGGGTTGTCGAATCGCTCGACCTTCAACGCCCCGCGTCGGGTCGTGACATGGGTGACGCGGTCACCCCACAACCCGCGGATGTAGGCCTCGCGTCCCCACAGCGCCGACGGGGGGAGCGACGCCGACAGGGTCGGCCGGTATGGCCTGATCGCGGCTAGCATCCGGCCGAAGAATCCCTCTTGGGTCCAGCTGATCACGCCGATGGTGCCGCCAGGCCGGCAGACCCGCACCAGCTCATGAGCCGCGCGCTGATGATCCGGCGCGAACATCACGCCGATGGCCGAGATCACTGTGTCGAACTCGTTGTCGGCGAACGGCAGTGCCTGCGCATTGGCTTCCCGGCAATCCAGCGTCAGTCCTTGCTCCGCGGCTCGTGCCTGCGACCGCCGCAGCAGCTCGGGGGTGAGGTCGGTGGACACGACGGTCGCCCCCGTCCGGGCGGCGGGCAGCGAGATGTTCCCAGACCCGGCCGCGACGTCGAGGACACGAGTGCCTGGCCCAATTCCCGTTGCTGACACCAGGATTGGGCCCAGTGGGGCCATCACCTCCTCGGCCATC
Protein-coding regions in this window:
- a CDS encoding class I SAM-dependent methyltransferase, whose product is MTVDTLAETHRAMWALGDYALMAEEVMAPLGPILVSATGIGPGTRVLDVAAGSGNISLPAARTGATVVSTDLTPELLRRSQARAAEQGLTLDCREANAQALPFADNEFDTVISAIGVMFAPDHQRAAHELVRVCRPGGTIGVISWTQEGFFGRMLAAIRPYRPTLSASLPPSALWGREAYIRGLWGDRVTHVTTRRGALKVERFDNPWGVHDYFKTHYGPTIEAYANVCDNQVLAAELDAQLVELAAEYLADGVMEWEYLLATAEKR